From a region of the Campylobacter showae CSUNSWCD genome:
- a CDS encoding terminase large subunit produces MAKILNLIPRDKIIVDAKRVIAKKQAELKGTPYFIDEEIALKAINFISLLKHTAGKFADQPFQLLPFQIEFIIDVVATYSREGGTRRYKTALLFLPRKNGKTELIAAILLFFLFIDAEKGKEIYCAANETEQAKIIFNATDSMLRRNRSLKAMSTTYKSTKTIEKNGDFLDFVKVLTANADTKDGLKPYVFVYDELHAAKDGELWRVLEEGQINRDNPLAFIISTAGYNLQGEMKRKYDYAKQVKAGIIKDDSFYSMIFEADPEKWQDESEWIKANPALGYGVRLENLRDRFLKAASNAEDENSFKTKHLNIWCNSSASWIRDDVWQKNFIPNFDAKRLNTAVSYAGLDLSSTTDITAYVIMSHLDGIFHITPFFWVPFENASARAKKDRVPYIDWINKGFIRATQGNVIDYDEVQRDILEINERFNIKCTAYDRWNSAKIITNLTNEGLELTPFGQGFGSMSAPTKDIFALALSKKLNHFDNPVLRWMVSNVDLQIDSAENVKPDKKKARERIDGVVALVMANGIRLVCEAQTSETSPYLTGDIRSF; encoded by the coding sequence ATGGCTAAAATCTTAAACCTCATACCGCGCGACAAGATCATCGTGGATGCAAAACGCGTTATTGCAAAAAAACAAGCCGAATTAAAAGGCACGCCTTATTTTATCGATGAAGAGATCGCACTAAAAGCGATAAATTTTATCTCGCTATTAAAACATACCGCCGGCAAATTTGCCGATCAGCCTTTCCAGCTCTTGCCTTTTCAGATAGAGTTTATCATCGACGTAGTAGCGACTTATTCAAGAGAGGGCGGAACGCGTCGGTATAAGACGGCGCTATTATTTTTGCCGCGCAAAAACGGCAAAACCGAGCTGATTGCGGCTATTTTGCTATTTTTTCTTTTTATCGACGCCGAAAAAGGCAAAGAAATTTATTGCGCCGCCAACGAAACCGAGCAGGCAAAAATCATTTTTAACGCTACCGACTCGATGCTAAGGCGAAACCGTAGCCTAAAGGCGATGTCTACGACATACAAAAGCACGAAGACTATCGAGAAAAATGGCGATTTTTTGGATTTCGTAAAGGTCCTGACGGCAAATGCCGACACCAAAGACGGGCTAAAGCCTTACGTGTTCGTTTATGACGAGCTTCACGCCGCAAAGGACGGCGAGCTTTGGCGAGTGCTTGAAGAGGGGCAGATAAACAGAGACAACCCGCTAGCTTTTATCATCTCGACCGCGGGCTATAACCTACAAGGCGAGATGAAGCGCAAATACGACTATGCCAAACAAGTAAAAGCGGGCATCATCAAAGACGATAGCTTTTATAGTATGATCTTTGAGGCAGACCCCGAAAAATGGCAAGACGAAAGCGAATGGATAAAGGCAAATCCCGCGCTAGGGTATGGCGTTAGGCTTGAAAATTTACGAGATAGGTTCTTAAAAGCCGCTTCAAATGCCGAGGATGAAAATAGCTTTAAGACTAAGCACTTAAACATTTGGTGCAACAGCTCCGCATCCTGGATAAGAGACGACGTATGGCAGAAAAATTTTATCCCAAATTTTGACGCAAAAAGGCTAAATACCGCCGTTTCCTACGCGGGGCTTGATTTAAGCTCTACTACCGACATTACCGCCTACGTCATAATGTCGCACCTGGACGGCATTTTCCACATAACGCCGTTTTTTTGGGTACCGTTTGAAAACGCAAGCGCGCGAGCCAAAAAAGACCGCGTGCCGTATATTGACTGGATAAACAAAGGCTTTATCCGCGCCACGCAAGGGAACGTTATCGACTATGACGAGGTTCAGAGGGATATTTTAGAGATAAACGAGAGATTTAACATAAAATGTACTGCCTACGATAGGTGGAATTCTGCAAAAATCATAACAAATTTAACCAATGAGGGGCTAGAGCTTACGCCGTTTGGGCAGGGCTTTGGCTCGATGTCGGCTCCGACAAAAGATATTTTCGCGCTTGCGCTATCCAAAAAGCTAAACCACTTCGATAACCCCGTGCTTAGGTGGATGGTTTCGAACGTCGATCTGCAAATAGACTCCGCCGAAAACGTAAAGCCGGACAAGAAAAAGGCGCGTGAGCGTATAGACGGGGTCGTCGCTTTGGTAATGGCAAACGGCATCAGGCTAGTTTGCGAGGCGCAAACGTCCGAGACCAGTCCATACCTGACGGGCGACATTAGAAGCTTTTAG